The following proteins are co-located in the Thermoleophilaceae bacterium genome:
- a CDS encoding ABC transporter permease — MAEAAVELRDVPGPSALGGGWRRSLELLYLIALNDFKKTYFGTVLGYFWSLARPLMLFGVLLAVFTQVFRVGSQVPHYPVLLLFNVVLFGFFQEATVMAVPSIVSQEGIVRKTQFPRLVIPLAVVLTSFFNLILNLVVVFIFILASGVTPVWTWLLFPVILALLITITVAVSMIVSSMYPRFRDMAIIWTVLSTVLFYATPVLYPVDKVPHTMRDLITLNPLTPLFELARKWIIDPSAPGPAAAAGGAAHLIAPIAIYAAVCAFAVWIFRREAPRIAEQL, encoded by the coding sequence ATGGCTGAGGCAGCCGTGGAGCTACGGGACGTACCGGGCCCCTCGGCCCTCGGCGGCGGCTGGCGGCGGTCGCTCGAGCTCCTCTATCTGATCGCGCTCAACGACTTCAAGAAGACCTACTTCGGCACCGTGCTCGGCTACTTCTGGTCGCTCGCCCGGCCGCTGATGCTGTTCGGCGTCCTGCTGGCCGTGTTCACGCAGGTGTTCCGCGTGGGCTCGCAGGTGCCGCACTATCCGGTGCTCCTGCTGTTCAACGTGGTGCTGTTCGGCTTCTTTCAGGAGGCCACGGTGATGGCGGTCCCGTCGATCGTCAGCCAGGAGGGCATCGTGCGGAAGACCCAGTTCCCGCGGCTCGTGATCCCGCTGGCCGTGGTGCTCACCAGCTTCTTCAACCTGATCCTGAACCTTGTGGTGGTGTTCATCTTCATCCTTGCGTCAGGCGTGACGCCGGTCTGGACCTGGTTGCTCTTCCCCGTCATCCTCGCGCTGCTCATCACGATCACCGTCGCGGTGTCGATGATCGTGTCCTCGATGTACCCGCGCTTCCGGGACATGGCGATCATCTGGACCGTCCTGTCCACCGTGCTGTTCTACGCAACGCCGGTGCTGTATCCGGTCGACAAGGTGCCCCACACGATGCGCGACCTCATCACCCTCAACCCGCTCACGCCGCTGTTCGAACTGGCCCGCAAGTGGATCATCGACCCGAGCGCGCCCGGGCCGGCCGCGGCTGCCGGCGGGGCGGCGCACCTGATTGCCCCGATCGCGATCTACGCGGCGGTATGCGCGTTCGCGGTCTGGATCTTCCGGCGCGAGGCGCCGCGGATCGCGGAGCAGCTTTGA
- a CDS encoding M20/M25/M40 family metallo-hydrolase: MQEHALAERLITYDTCTIEGIQSAAGFVKGWLESRDVDVSVGSHNGLPVIAATVGAAAAANVPTVVFHGHLDVVPGRPEQFVPRIDGDRLFGRGAYDMKGGLASMMVATRDLAEQRDVRVHLVVVSDEESDEITQRGSDYLVEQGYTGDFAITGEPTDLHIGVQAKGVLAMRIEVSGKAAHGSTPWLGDNAVLKAIDVFRRIESLPFARESSEFFDRPSISLGRIIGGDVINKVPDLCAMDVDVRYLPGQDPERILENVRSIPDVHVSKVFIRAPAMVERSNPYVQLLASAVAEGTPAERISVGRDGASDAISFIEAGVPAVEFGPEGAGHHGPEEWVSIGSLSRYRTALVEFVHLIAQQRTPAKHLRIA; encoded by the coding sequence ATGCAGGAACACGCTCTCGCCGAGCGCCTGATCACCTACGACACCTGCACAATCGAGGGGATCCAGAGCGCGGCCGGCTTCGTCAAAGGCTGGCTGGAGTCACGTGATGTCGACGTATCCGTCGGCAGCCACAACGGCCTGCCCGTGATCGCTGCCACCGTGGGCGCGGCGGCCGCGGCCAACGTGCCGACGGTCGTGTTCCACGGCCACCTCGACGTCGTGCCCGGGCGGCCGGAGCAGTTCGTGCCCCGCATCGACGGCGACCGCCTGTTCGGCCGCGGCGCCTACGACATGAAGGGCGGCCTCGCTTCGATGATGGTCGCCACGCGGGACCTCGCCGAGCAGCGCGATGTGCGCGTGCACCTCGTGGTCGTCTCCGACGAGGAGTCGGACGAGATCACGCAGAGGGGTTCGGACTACCTGGTCGAACAGGGCTATACGGGCGACTTCGCGATAACGGGCGAGCCCACGGACCTGCACATCGGGGTGCAGGCCAAGGGCGTCCTCGCCATGCGCATCGAGGTGAGCGGAAAGGCGGCACACGGCTCCACGCCGTGGCTTGGCGACAACGCCGTGCTGAAGGCGATCGACGTGTTCCGCCGGATCGAGTCGCTGCCGTTCGCGCGCGAGTCGTCGGAGTTCTTCGACCGGCCGTCGATCAGCCTCGGCCGCATCATCGGCGGCGACGTGATCAACAAGGTCCCCGACCTCTGCGCGATGGACGTGGACGTGCGCTACCTCCCGGGCCAGGATCCCGAGCGCATCCTCGAGAACGTGCGCTCGATCCCGGACGTGCACGTGTCGAAGGTCTTCATACGCGCGCCCGCGATGGTGGAACGCAGCAACCCGTACGTGCAGCTGCTCGCATCGGCGGTGGCCGAGGGCACGCCGGCCGAGCGCATCTCGGTGGGGCGCGACGGCGCTTCCGACGCCATCAGCTTCATCGAGGCGGGCGTGCCCGCCGTGGAGTTCGGCCCCGAGGGCGCGGGCCACCACGGGCCGGAGGAGTGGGTGTCAATCGGCTCGCTCTCCCGCTACCGCACGGCGCTTGTGGAGTTTGTACATCTGATCGCTCAGCAGCGGACCCCGGCCAAGCACCTGCGCATTGCCTAA
- a CDS encoding oligosaccharide flippase family protein, whose amino-acid sequence MRLEQPAQPRARIARLKELAGTDTGQAATMAVAVIGQNLLGLVFTVVFARVLGKDGYGSLAALVAAFLILSIPGTALQVTVAREVSGALATGEAARGAAIRGWMRSLLIGAAAVTVVSLLLRGPIGSIIGVDAHWAAGAVVPTAALWLVLCVQRGALQGLQRYRLVGISLVGEAATRLIFGLILVGVGLDIAGAYLGTTMSIASMATLLGLALHRELDTAPPGHAAPVGERLRDLAARAWAPLVALALIAVLQNIDVIVVKHRVSNDAASAYAAAAVAAKVMVWIAVGLGMYLLPEATRRTSVGRDARPVLLKTLAVLAATAVPALLIFVFGGHLLLDKAFGKDFATADTALPILGVAMTFLAITYLCVQYLLALHRSRFVLVLAAGAVLDPLLLLLAGHKLTSIALVLAALQAALAAAIAMISLRTRPAVSAAENA is encoded by the coding sequence GTGCGGCTGGAGCAGCCGGCGCAGCCGCGCGCCCGTATCGCGCGCCTGAAGGAGCTCGCCGGCACCGACACGGGTCAGGCGGCCACGATGGCGGTCGCGGTGATCGGGCAGAACCTGCTCGGTCTCGTGTTCACGGTCGTGTTCGCCCGTGTGCTTGGGAAGGACGGCTACGGCTCCCTGGCTGCGCTCGTAGCGGCATTTCTGATCCTGTCGATACCTGGCACGGCGCTACAGGTGACGGTCGCGCGCGAGGTGAGCGGCGCGCTCGCCACGGGCGAAGCGGCCCGCGGCGCCGCAATTCGCGGCTGGATGCGCAGCCTCCTGATAGGCGCCGCGGCGGTGACGGTGGTGTCGCTTCTCCTGCGCGGGCCAATCGGCTCGATCATCGGCGTGGACGCTCACTGGGCCGCCGGCGCAGTGGTGCCCACGGCGGCACTGTGGCTCGTGCTCTGCGTCCAGCGTGGTGCGCTGCAGGGCCTGCAGCGCTACCGGCTGGTGGGGATCAGCCTGGTGGGCGAGGCCGCCACGCGCCTGATCTTCGGCCTGATCCTGGTGGGCGTGGGCCTCGACATCGCGGGCGCGTATCTGGGCACCACGATGTCGATCGCGTCGATGGCCACGCTGCTCGGCCTGGCGCTGCATCGCGAGCTCGACACCGCGCCGCCCGGCCATGCCGCGCCGGTGGGTGAGCGCCTGCGCGACCTTGCCGCGCGTGCCTGGGCGCCGCTCGTGGCGCTGGCGCTGATCGCTGTGCTTCAGAACATCGACGTGATCGTCGTGAAGCACCGCGTGTCCAACGACGCGGCGTCGGCGTACGCGGCCGCGGCCGTGGCGGCCAAGGTGATGGTCTGGATCGCGGTTGGCCTGGGCATGTACTTGCTGCCGGAGGCCACCCGCCGCACGAGCGTTGGCCGCGACGCGCGCCCGGTGCTGCTCAAGACGCTCGCCGTGCTCGCAGCCACTGCCGTACCGGCGTTGCTGATCTTCGTGTTCGGCGGGCATCTGCTGCTCGACAAGGCATTCGGCAAGGACTTCGCCACCGCGGACACCGCTCTGCCGATCCTGGGTGTAGCGATGACCTTCCTCGCCATCACCTACCTCTGCGTGCAGTACCTGCTGGCGCTGCACCGATCGCGGTTCGTGCTCGTACTCGCGGCCGGCGCGGTGCTCGATCCGCTGCTCCTCCTGCTGGCGGGCCACAAGCTCACGAGCATTGCGCTGGTGCTGGCGGCGCTGCAGGCGGCGCTGGCGGCGGCGATCGCCATGATCTCGCTGCGCACGCGCCCAGCGGTGTCAGCTGCGGAAAACGCCTAG
- a CDS encoding LCP family protein: MPNDAPPRGGGLWKRILLGAFLIVVATAGATSVAAFHEVKRVVNAFNESPALQLGQSDLSTAAPGKPQTIMLLGSDARVKGASGYGGGQRSDTIILIRLDPSKKATALLSIPRDLKVSIPGHGVDKINAAYELGGAKLALETVKEITGLRINHVISVNFLGFADAVNQLGCVYMDIDHRYYNPGGAYAAIDLQPGYQRMCGRDALSYVRFRHTDTDIVRASRQQQFLAQMKQQVSLGTLFGERDKLLKIFGKYTRSDIHSTSAVLRLLKLALASAGHPIQQIPFDGTLGASYVYASDAQMHKMAREFIGVESSTPATKPAPKRTSHRHKRHKHSTNPANFGLIDSSATGKQVALQAVSGGARLPVFYPRLIGSGDTILSPPRAYDFITKQHKHKPAYRIVVQAPGLGQYWGIQGLANFNPPILGGPHEVRHYHGQAFDVYFEGNVTRTVAWKTGHSWYWVQNTLSGVLTEDQMITIARTAQRL; encoded by the coding sequence TTGCCTAACGACGCACCACCGCGAGGAGGCGGGCTCTGGAAGCGCATCCTTCTGGGTGCGTTCCTGATCGTCGTCGCCACCGCCGGCGCCACGTCGGTGGCCGCGTTCCACGAGGTCAAGCGCGTGGTGAACGCGTTCAACGAGTCGCCGGCGCTTCAGCTCGGCCAGTCGGATCTCTCCACCGCCGCCCCGGGCAAGCCGCAGACGATCATGCTGCTCGGTTCCGACGCCCGCGTGAAGGGCGCGTCCGGCTACGGTGGCGGACAGCGCTCGGACACGATCATCCTGATCCGGCTCGACCCGTCGAAGAAGGCCACGGCGCTGCTCTCCATCCCGCGCGACCTCAAGGTGAGCATCCCGGGCCACGGCGTGGACAAGATCAACGCGGCGTACGAGCTGGGTGGGGCGAAGCTCGCGCTCGAGACCGTCAAGGAGATCACGGGCCTTCGCATCAACCACGTGATCAGCGTGAACTTCCTCGGTTTCGCGGACGCGGTGAACCAGCTCGGCTGCGTCTACATGGACATCGACCACCGCTACTACAACCCGGGCGGCGCCTACGCCGCCATCGACCTGCAGCCGGGCTACCAGCGGATGTGCGGCCGCGACGCGCTCTCGTACGTGCGCTTCCGCCACACGGACACGGACATCGTGCGCGCCTCGCGCCAGCAGCAGTTCCTCGCGCAGATGAAGCAGCAGGTGTCGCTCGGCACGCTGTTCGGGGAGCGGGACAAGCTGCTGAAGATCTTCGGAAAGTACACGCGCTCGGACATTCACTCCACGTCCGCTGTGCTGCGGCTGCTCAAGCTCGCGCTCGCCTCGGCCGGCCACCCGATCCAGCAGATCCCGTTCGACGGCACGCTCGGCGCGAGCTACGTCTACGCCAGCGACGCCCAGATGCACAAGATGGCGCGCGAGTTCATTGGCGTGGAGAGCAGCACCCCTGCCACGAAGCCCGCGCCGAAGCGCACGAGCCATCGGCACAAGCGGCACAAGCATTCGACCAATCCGGCCAACTTCGGCCTGATCGACTCCTCGGCGACCGGGAAGCAGGTGGCGCTGCAGGCGGTGTCGGGCGGCGCGCGGCTGCCAGTGTTCTACCCGCGCCTGATCGGAAGCGGAGACACGATTCTCTCGCCGCCGCGGGCATACGACTTCATCACCAAGCAGCACAAGCACAAGCCCGCCTACCGGATCGTCGTGCAGGCGCCGGGCCTCGGCCAGTACTGGGGCATCCAGGGCCTCGCCAACTTCAATCCGCCGATCCTGGGTGGCCCGCACGAGGTACGCCACTACCACGGTCAGGCCTTCGACGTGTATTTCGAGGGCAACGTGACCCGCACGGTCGCCTGGAAGACGGGGCACTCGTGGTACTGGGTCCAGAACACCCTGTCCGGCGTGCTGACCGAAGATCAGATGATCACCATCGCCCGCACAGCGCAGCGGCTATAG
- a CDS encoding glycosyltransferase, whose amino-acid sequence MEGSSLWPRAARVALVHDFLLDLRGAERVFLEMCDLWPDADVFTAVYDVAGTEGRFAHRNVRTSFLQRLRPTSRTFRALLPLYPSAIESLDFSGYDLVISSSSAWAHALICDEQTTHICYCHNPFRYVWNDRERTLAERRDPFSRGALRALFRRWRQWDWIAAQRVDRYIANSETTRQRIKTYFGREAEVVYPPVETNRFVPGAIGDYYVVLSELVPHKRIDRAVEAFNRIGRPLVVVGDGPDAARLRRLAGPGISFEGRVSDERVAQLLASCRALVQPSVEEFGIAAVEAQAAGRPVIAAKGGGALETIEDGVTGTHWWGGADDLARTVLEFDDGAIDPAACVENAARFGAASFRQTLPQVVNRLVDEVRRETGRRTPIQRVWGSRSRRFGLRMSANVSPIGSLPSQPEGDVPAPGRSRSDCA is encoded by the coding sequence ATGGAGGGAAGCTCGCTCTGGCCACGGGCGGCTCGCGTCGCGCTGGTCCACGATTTTCTGCTCGACCTGAGAGGTGCCGAGCGGGTCTTCCTGGAGATGTGCGATCTCTGGCCGGACGCGGACGTGTTCACTGCCGTCTACGACGTGGCGGGCACGGAGGGGCGCTTTGCGCATCGCAACGTGAGGACGTCGTTCCTCCAGCGCCTGCGGCCGACCTCCCGGACGTTCCGCGCGCTGCTACCGCTCTACCCGTCGGCAATCGAATCGCTCGACTTCTCCGGATATGACCTCGTGATCTCGAGCTCGAGCGCCTGGGCGCACGCTCTGATCTGTGACGAGCAGACCACGCACATCTGCTATTGCCACAACCCATTCCGCTACGTCTGGAACGATCGCGAGCGCACGCTCGCCGAACGGCGCGACCCGTTCTCGCGGGGCGCGCTGCGCGCGCTGTTTCGCCGCTGGCGTCAGTGGGACTGGATCGCCGCGCAGCGGGTTGACCGCTACATCGCCAACTCCGAGACCACGCGACAGCGCATCAAGACCTACTTCGGGCGAGAAGCGGAGGTGGTGTACCCGCCGGTGGAGACCAACCGCTTCGTGCCGGGCGCGATCGGCGACTACTACGTCGTGCTCTCAGAGCTCGTGCCGCACAAGCGGATAGACCGTGCGGTCGAGGCGTTCAACAGGATCGGGCGGCCGCTCGTGGTCGTGGGAGACGGACCGGACGCCGCACGCCTGCGCCGCCTGGCCGGCCCCGGAATCAGTTTTGAGGGGCGTGTGAGCGACGAGCGGGTTGCCCAGCTTCTGGCCAGCTGCCGTGCGCTCGTCCAGCCGTCGGTGGAAGAGTTCGGAATCGCGGCTGTGGAGGCCCAAGCGGCCGGCAGGCCCGTGATCGCTGCAAAGGGCGGGGGCGCGCTCGAGACGATCGAGGACGGCGTCACCGGAACGCACTGGTGGGGCGGCGCCGATGACCTGGCTCGCACGGTGCTCGAGTTCGACGACGGTGCGATCGATCCCGCCGCCTGCGTTGAGAACGCCGCACGCTTCGGAGCGGCGAGCTTCAGGCAGACTCTGCCCCAGGTGGTCAACCGGCTCGTCGACGAGGTGCGGCGCGAAACGGGCCGCCGCACGCCGATCCAGCGCGTTTGGGGATCCCGCTCGCGCCGCTTCGGGCTCCGGATGTCGGCGAACGTGAGCCCGATCGGCTCGCTCCCCTCCCAGCCGGAGGGGGACGTGCCGGCACCGGGGCGCTCTCGCTCAGATTGCGCTTGA